In Daphnia pulex isolate KAP4 chromosome 7, ASM2113471v1, one genomic interval encodes:
- the LOC124198508 gene encoding uncharacterized protein LOC124198508: MTLLLAILSHGVQLLGRGLRPQRWLAFIRTRLFLFTAAAAFFLFPFFSSHVMIFHQQQHRTDYHLLLVRQSSHLLTPPTDQQQQPTPAGASIPALRNDDAGASSLVQQAPAPAPAPAPAPAPAPGNNQQFHKDDQPAAPATLQPSSSSFKSSCSLSADLRGPHQKVIGYSIYGDFSQTDKADRYLTPLAETLKDIALAYPGWIVRIHHNLPRKENENSSWKMLEKAVGSAGNHVDLCNVTEIVANRKMAKAKFIFPMTWRWLPVLDGLVDTFMSRDADSVILPRERDAVVQWLASNQTFHMMRDHPAHCIFMLGGLWGVKLAGDSNRRRQITKAFERLFSQEKHVNQYNFDQRLLTKRIWPIAKSSHMAHDSYCCQKFKGSRPFPTQRNRQLTFVGGIQQKNQTVQSPCPKACRPIDVRPQWNYC, from the exons ATGACGTTACTGTTGGCGATCCTTTCCCATGGGGTGCAGCTGCTCGGTCGGGGACTGAGGCCGCAGCGATGGTTGGCGTTCATCAGGACtcgcttgtttcttttcacggCCGCCGCggcattctttctctttccatttttttcttctcatgtGATGATCtttcatcagcagcaacatcgAACCGATTATCACCTCTTGCTGGTCCGTCAATCGTCGCACCTGCTGACCCCACCCAccgaccagcagcaacagccaacaCCAGCCGGGGCTTCAATTCCAGCACTT CGCAATGATGATGCCGGTGCCAGTAGTCTAGTCCAGCaggctcctgctcctgctcctgctcctgctcctgctcctgctcctgctcctggcAATAATCAGCAGTTTCACAAGGATGACCaaccagcagcaccagcaactctccagccgtcgtcgtcgtcgtttaaATCGTCGTGCAGTTTGTCAGCTGATTTGAGGGGTCCCCACCAAAAGGTCATCGGCTATTCCATTTATGGCGATTTCTCGCAGACGGACAAGGCCGACCGCTATTTAACCCCGCTGGCCGAGACCCTCAAAGACATCGCCTTGGCCTACCCAG GCTGGATCGTCAGGATCCACCACAACTTGCCAAGGAAGGAGAATGAAAATTCGTCGTGGAAGATGTTGGAGAAGGCCGTCGGCTCGGCCGGCAACCACGTCGACTTGTGCAACGTGACGGAAATCGTGGCCAACCGCAAAATGGCAAAGGCCAAGTTCATCTTCCCCATGACTTGGCGTTGG TTGCCGGTGCTGGACGGGCTGGTGGACACGTTCATGTCGAGAGACGCCGACAGCGTGATTTTACCTCGTGAGCGGGACGCCGTGGTCCAGTGGCTGGCCAGCAACCAAACCTTCCACATGATGAGGGACCATCCGGCTCACTGCATTTTCATGCTCGGAG GTTTGTGGGGTGTCAAATTGGCCGGCGACAGCAACCGACGCCGGCAAATCACCAAAGCCTTTGAGCGGCTTTTCAGCCAAGAGAAACACGTCAATCAGTACAACTTTGACCAGAGACTCTTGACGAAACGCATTTGGCCCATCGCCAAATCTAGCCAC ATGGCCCACGACAGCTACTGCTGCCAGAAATTCAAAGGCTCCCGGCCGTTCCCGACGCAGAGGAATCGCCAATTGACTTTTGTCGGCGGAATCCAACAGAAGAATCAAACGGTCCAAAGTCCTTGCCCTAAGGCGTGCCGGCCCATCGACGTCCGTCCACAATGGAACTATTGCTGA